A DNA window from Hordeum vulgare subsp. vulgare chromosome 1H, MorexV3_pseudomolecules_assembly, whole genome shotgun sequence contains the following coding sequences:
- the LOC123423984 gene encoding phosphoenolpyruvate carboxylase, housekeeping isozyme-like isoform X2: MPSYSSLGVLTPFFCKMAHGSAAIVYQEKIYKICRCIITLDLCIFVQIGINLVQRECHVKTLLRVVPLFEKLANLEAAPAALARRFSVEWYRNNINGKQEVMIGYSDSGKDAGRFSAGWQLYKAQEELIKVAKVFGVKLTMFHERGGTVGRGGGPTHLAILSQPPETIHGSLRVTVQGEVMEQSFGEEHLCFRTNKTLSVACWVTATLHHVQYYILYCAQCQRHICY, translated from the exons ATGCCCTCATATTCTTCATTGGGTGTGCTTACACCTTTTTTTTGTAAGATGGCACATGGTAGCGCTGCTATAGTATATCAAGAGAAGATTTACAAAATCTGCAGGTGTATAATTACACTTGATCTATGCATCTTTGTCCAAATTGGAATAAAT CTTGTGCAGCGCGAATGTCATGTGAAGACGCTACTGAGAGTTGTGCCGTTGTTTGAAAAACTAGCAAACCTGGAAGCTGCACCAGCAGCTCTCGCACGACGTTTCTCCGTTGAGTGGTACAGAAACAACATCAATGGTAAACAAGAAGTAATGATTGGTTATTCAGATTCTGGGAAGGATGCTGGCCGTTTCTCTGCTGGCTGGCAACTGTACAAAGCTCAAGAGGAGCTTATTAAGGTTGCGAAGGTGTTTGGGGTTAAGTTGACTATGTTCCACGAACGAGGAGGAACTGTTGGAAGAGGCGGGGGTCCTACTCATCTTGCTATATTGTCACAACCTCCAGAGACAATCCATGGATCACTTCGGGTAACTGTTCAAGGTGAAGTCATGGAGCAGTCCTTTGGGGAGGAGCATTTGTGCTTCAGAACTAATAAAACGTTAAGTGTTGCTTGTTGGGTCACTGCAACTTTGCACCATGTTCAGTATTATATATTATATTGTGCACAGTGCCAGAGACATATATGTTACTAA
- the LOC123423984 gene encoding phosphoenolpyruvate carboxylase, housekeeping isozyme-like isoform X1 — MHEGIYEACCCCQFLQHRGFLVIKRSTHQPMPSYSSLGVLTPFFCKMAHGSAAIVYQEKIYKICRCIITLDLCIFVQIGINLVQRECHVKTLLRVVPLFEKLANLEAAPAALARRFSVEWYRNNINGKQEVMIGYSDSGKDAGRFSAGWQLYKAQEELIKVAKVFGVKLTMFHERGGTVGRGGGPTHLAILSQPPETIHGSLRVTVQGEVMEQSFGEEHLCFRTNKTLSVACWVTATLHHVQYYILYCAQCQRHICY, encoded by the exons ATGCATGAAGGTATATATGAagcatgttgttgttgtcaattcTTGCAGCACAGGGGATTTTTGGTGATCAAGCGGTCAACCCATCAGCCAATGCCCTCATATTCTTCATTGGGTGTGCTTACACCTTTTTTTTGTAAGATGGCACATGGTAGCGCTGCTATAGTATATCAAGAGAAGATTTACAAAATCTGCAGGTGTATAATTACACTTGATCTATGCATCTTTGTCCAAATTGGAATAAAT CTTGTGCAGCGCGAATGTCATGTGAAGACGCTACTGAGAGTTGTGCCGTTGTTTGAAAAACTAGCAAACCTGGAAGCTGCACCAGCAGCTCTCGCACGACGTTTCTCCGTTGAGTGGTACAGAAACAACATCAATGGTAAACAAGAAGTAATGATTGGTTATTCAGATTCTGGGAAGGATGCTGGCCGTTTCTCTGCTGGCTGGCAACTGTACAAAGCTCAAGAGGAGCTTATTAAGGTTGCGAAGGTGTTTGGGGTTAAGTTGACTATGTTCCACGAACGAGGAGGAACTGTTGGAAGAGGCGGGGGTCCTACTCATCTTGCTATATTGTCACAACCTCCAGAGACAATCCATGGATCACTTCGGGTAACTGTTCAAGGTGAAGTCATGGAGCAGTCCTTTGGGGAGGAGCATTTGTGCTTCAGAACTAATAAAACGTTAAGTGTTGCTTGTTGGGTCACTGCAACTTTGCACCATGTTCAGTATTATATATTATATTGTGCACAGTGCCAGAGACATATATGTTACTAA
- the LOC123423952 gene encoding chromatin structure-remodeling complex protein BSH: MKTVSLGAPRSSTVKFRMPTRDNLVPIRVDIEVDGQRYRDAFTWNPRDPDSEVITFAKRTAKELKLPATFVPQMLHSIQGQLAEFRSYEGQEMQVKEKIMPLKIDLRVNNTIVRDQFLWDIGNLESDPEEFARTLCDDLNITDPEVGPAIAVCIREQLYEIASQTVSAMREAKMSKKRRAPEFASNSKAMNNAVDMFKYFGSKGSVIRKRKEWYLYEPVVDVVPKEEAAVVDAKEQLK; encoded by the exons ATGAAGACGGTGAGCCTCGGCGCCCCGCGCTCCTCCACTGTGAAGTTCCGCAT GCCGACGAGGGACAACCTGGTGCCGATACGCGTCGACATCGAGGTGGACGGCCAGCGCTACAGGGACGCCTTCACCTGGAACCCCCGCG ATCCCGACTCGGAGGTCATCACCTTCGCCAAGAGGACGGCCAAGGAGCTCAAGCTTCCGGCCACCTTTGTCCCTCAGATGCTCCACTCCATCCAG GGGCAATTGGCAGAGTTCCGTTCCTACGAGGGGCAGGAGATGCAGGTCAAGGAGAAGATTATGCCCCTCAAG ATTGACCTCCGAGTGAACAATACGATAGTTAGAGATCAGTTCTTGTGG GATATAGGCAACCTTGAAAGTGATCCTGAGGAATTTGCAAGGACGTTATGTGATGATTTGAACATTACAGATCCTGAAGTTGGG CCTGCAATAGCTGTTTGCATCCGTGAGCAACTTTATGAG ATTGCTAGTCAGACTGTTTCTGCTATGAGAGAAGCTAAAATGTCGAAGAAAAGGCGAGCACCAGAATTTGCTTCTAATAG TAAAGCCATGAACAACGCAGTGGACATGTTCAAGTATTTTGGGAGCAAAGGAAGCGTCATTCG GAAAAGGAAGGAGTGGTACCTGTACGAGCCTGTTGTAGATGTCGTGCCTAAAGAGGAAGCTGCGGTTGTGGATGCAAAGGAGCAGCTTAAATAA
- the LOC123423968 gene encoding U-box domain-containing protein 11-like: MEKFTSEVIPVNSGVVVDRNVVTSQGPGTAIEFALALVEQLYDKEKMEEVAGPLGTPCPLYFEFCGDGSHLTPKREWSDVRVVRKLRGLRQQEKFAARSHFRGLRDSQQAGGRRPTPLFMLAMDNLRDRKLAEQRTRDSDISEYLTCPLCGQVMIDPVTIAAGKTFDQQFLKDWFEKKGLVCPLTGEPVSGAIVRNERIRGYLKEWEDSKAELIAKVQSRISYKP; the protein is encoded by the exons ATGGAGAAGTTCACTTCTGAAGTGATCCCTGTGAACTCCGGGGTGGTGGTGGATAGAAATGTGGTGACGAGCCAGGGTCCAGGAACAGCAATCGAGTTTGCTCTTGCTTTGGTGGAGCAGCTATATGACAAAGAGAAGATGGAGGAGGTTGCTGGACCTTTG GGAACTCCGTGCCCTTTATACTTTGAATTCTGCGGAGATGGTTCTCATTTGACCCCAAAAAGAGAATGGAGTGATGTAAGAGTTGTGAGAAAATTGCGAGGGTTGCGTCAGCAAGAGAAGTTTGCCGCACGTAGTCATTTCAGAGGGCTGCGTGATAGTCAGCAAGCGGGCGGGCGCAGGCCTACTCCCCTATTCATGCTTGCAATGGATAACCTGAGGGATAGGAAGCTTGCAGAGCAGCGTACCAGGGATTCTGATATTTCAGAATATCTTACCTGTCCACTGTGTGGCCAAGTTATGATTGACCCGGTGACAATTGCCGCGGGGAAG ACGTTTGACCAACAGTTCCTCAAGGATTGGTTTGAGAAGAAGGGACTTGTCTGTCCTCTGACCGGCGAGCCTGTATCAGGTGCTATTGTCCGGAACGAGCGGATTAGAGGCTACTTGAAGGAGTGGGAAGACTCTAAGGCGGAGCTGATCGCCAAGGTTCAGTCTCGTATCTCATATAAGCCCTAA